In Cervus elaphus chromosome 16, mCerEla1.1, whole genome shotgun sequence, a single window of DNA contains:
- the LOC122710200 gene encoding olfactory receptor 13C8-like, with amino-acid sequence MGRINDSVLREFVLTGFSAHPELQTVLFVLVLCMYWMILLGNGVLISVIICDSRLHTPMYFFLCNLSFLDICYTSSSVPLILDSFLTVRKRVSFSGCMVQMFLSFAMGATECILLGMMALDRYVAICYPLRYPVIMRKGAYVPMAAGSWAAGIVDSVVQTSLAMKLPFCADNVINHFVCEILAILKLACADISINVISMAGSNLIVLVIPLLLISISYIFIVATILRIPSTEGKCKAFSTCSAHLTVVIVFFVTIFFMYAKPKSKSSTGTDNQDIIEALISLLYGVMTPMLNPLIYSLRNKDVKIAVRNMLDRKNFSDGI; translated from the coding sequence ATGGGAAGAATCAATGATTCTGTGCTGAGAGAATTTGTCCTGACTGGGTTTTCTGCTCACCCAGAGCTCCAGACAGTTTTGTTTGTGCTAGTTCTGTGTATGTACTGGATGATCCTGCTGGGAAATGGAGTCCTTATCTCTGTAATCATCTGTGATTCTCGTttgcacacccccatgtacttcttcctctgtaACCTTTCCTTCCTGGACATTTGCTatacaagctcctctgtcccattAATTCTTGACAGTTTCCTTACAGTAAGGAAAAGGGTTTCCTTCTCTGGATGCATGGTACAAATGTTTCTCTCTTTTGCCATGGGAGCCACAGAGTGTATACTTCTAGGCATGATGGCActtgaccgctatgtggccatctgctaCCCACTGAGATACCCTGTCATCATGAGAAAAGGTGCTTATGTGCCCATGGCAGCTGGATCCTGGGCTGCAGGTATTGTTGACTCAGTGGTGCAGACATCTCTTGCAATGAAATTACCATTCTGTGCTGACAATGTAATTAACCATTTCGTTTGTGAAATTCTGGCTATCCTAAAATTGGCCTGTGCTGATATTTCAATTAATGTGATCAGCATGGCAGGGTCAAATCTGATTGTTCTAGTTATTCCATTGCTACTAATTTCCATCTCTTACATTTTCATTGTTGCCACTATTCTAAGAATTCCTTCCACTGAAGGAAAATGtaaggccttctccacctgctcagCCCATCTTACAGTGGTGATTGTATTCTTTGTAACAATCTTCTTCATGTATGCTAAGCCCAAATCTAAAAGCTCCACTGGTACAGATAATCAAGACATCATTGAGGCCCTCATCTCTCTCCTCTATGGAGTAATGACCCCCATGCTCAATCCTCTCATCTATAGTCTGAGGAATAAGGATGTAAAGATTGCTGTGAGGAACATGCTGGATAGGAAAAACTTCTCTGATGGAATATGA